A part of Rattus rattus isolate New Zealand chromosome 4, Rrattus_CSIRO_v1, whole genome shotgun sequence genomic DNA contains:
- the Snai2 gene encoding zinc finger protein SNAI2 has product MPRSFLVKKHFNASKKPNYSELDTHTVIISPYLCESYPMPVIPKPEILTSGAYSPITVWTSAVPFHSPLPSGLSPLTGYSSSLGRVSPLPSSDTSSKDHSGSESPISDEEERLQPKLSDPHAIEAEKFQCNLCNKTYSTFSGLAKHKQLHCDAQARKSFSCKYCDKEYVSLGALKMHIRTHTLPCVCKICGKAFSRPWLLQGHIRTHTGEKPFSCPHCNRAFADRSNLRAHLQTHSDVKKYQCKNCSKTFSRMSLLHKHEESGCCVAH; this is encoded by the exons ATGCCGCGCTCCTTCCTCGTCAAGAAACATTTCAACGCCTCCAAGAAGCCCAACTACAGCgaactggacacacacacag tgaTCATTTCTCCATACCTCTGTGAGAGCTACCCCATGCCTGTCATACCAAAACCAGAGATCCTCACCTCAGGAGCGTACAGCCCTATAACTGTATGGACATCAGCAGTTCCATTCCACTCCCCTCTGCCCAGCGGCCTTTCTCCTCTTACTGGATACTCCTCATCTTTGGGGCGCGTAAGCCCCCTGCCTTCATCTGACACTTCATCCAAGGATCACAGTGGTTCAGAAAGTCCCATTAGTGACGAAGAGGAGAGACTCCAGCCCAAGCTTTCAGACCCCCATGCCATTGAAGCTGAGAAGTTTCAGTGCAATTTATGCAATAAGACCTATTCTACGTTCTCTGGGCTGGCCAAACATAAGCAGCTGCACTGTGATGCCCAGGCTAGGAAATCGTTCAGCTGCAAATACTGTGACAAGGAATATGTGAGCCTGGGTGCCCTGAAGATGCACATTCGGACCCACACGTTGCCTTGTGTCTGCAAGATCTGTGGCAAGGCTTTCTCCAGACCCTGGCTGCTTCAAGGACACATTAGAACACACACTG GGGAAaagcctttctcttgccctcaCTGCAATAGAGCTTTTGCAGACAGATCAAACCTGAGGGCACATCTGCAGACCCACTCTGATGTAAAGAAATACCAGTGCAAAAACTGCTCCAAAACCTTCTCCAGAATGTCGCTTCTGCATAAACATGAGGAATCTGGCTGCTGTGTGGCACACTGA